In one window of Onychomys torridus chromosome 7, mOncTor1.1, whole genome shotgun sequence DNA:
- the Dppa5 gene encoding developmental pluripotency-associated 5 protein, with amino-acid sequence MESYPTRTDIPPWVKIPEDLQDPEVFQVQTLLLNSLFGPQGSRIPYIEQVSQAMFELKTLESSELTEVLVYGSHNNKLRAKWMLQSMAERCRLRQERGMLKLEEAMKTLELGQCGE; translated from the exons ATGGAAAGCTACCCGACCCGAACAGATATTCCGCCATGGGTGAAAATTCCCGAAGATCTGCAAGATCCAGAAGTATTCCAAGTCCAGACTCTGCTGCTAAATTCTCTGTTTG GCCCACAGGGATCTCGAATCCCTTACATCGAGCAGGTGAGCCAGGCCATGTTCGAGCTAAAGACTCTGGAATCTTCCGAACTCACTGAGGTCCTAGTTTATGGCTCTCACAACAACAAGCTTCGGGCCAAATGGATGCTTCAATCCATGGCTGAGAGGTGCCGCCTGCGCCAGGAGAGAG GAATGCTCAAGCTGGAGGAAGCCATGAAGACCCTGGAACTAGGCCAGTGTGGAGAGTGA